A stretch of the Arachis stenosperma cultivar V10309 chromosome 6, arast.V10309.gnm1.PFL2, whole genome shotgun sequence genome encodes the following:
- the LOC130933121 gene encoding uncharacterized protein LOC130933121 isoform X2, whose product MESQETSSVGAEALLHMSPGSAVSVAYHPLFGPHDDLIVLELDDKLLPDVLQERVVIRGLPDEDAVLCTQSKTFAMKFVGTSNSVLLIPPANQYVFYQSPQNGANNHKEKVVAPVIKVVPGNMELVEVAPRLDKLKLLLSQNPCRLEEFDSSEVNPETRAGLYNWKDLKNNIQASDEELRSGLQALSAVEINSYWRLVDERYMNMILEMVLRNAVLNDWSLSALNEDEVVSMLVTDGFPAELARHCLHVYGEKVIDGTDTCAWKLNKKRVCIHFAREILRGGKMKLESFMDEWRQRTPDEMQPTFDLVEGEVLTERIGVESWVRGFSVSSLPSTPAERFSILFKERPKWEWKDLQPYIRDLNVPGLTSEGLLLKYTRRTQPSPEIEPIFSAR is encoded by the exons ATGGAATCACAAGAGACATCTTCAGTAGGAGCAGAAGCACTTCTACATATGTCTCCTGGATCAGCGGTTTCTGTTGCATACCACCCTCTGTTTGGACCACATGATGATCTGATCGTTCTAGAGCTTGATGATAAACTTCTTCCCGATGTTCTGCAGGAAAG GGTGGTAATAAGAGGACTGCCCGATGAAGACGCAGTTCTTTGTACTCAATCCAAAACATTTGCAATGAAGTTCGTTGGAACTTCAAATTCTGTTTTGCTTATACCTCCTGCAAATCAATATGTTTTTTATCAAAGTCCACAAAATGGTGCAAATAATCACAAGGAGAAAGTTGTTGCACCTGTGATTAAAGTTGTACCTGGTAATATGGAGCTTGTTGAGGTTGCCCCCAGACTTGACAAACTTAAATTGCTCCTCTCGCAGAACCCTTGCAGGCTTGAAGAGTTTGACAGTTCAGAAGTGAATCCAGAAACTAGAGCAGGGTTATATAACTGGAAGGATCTTAAAAACAATATTCAAGCTAGTGACGAGGAACTAAGATCCGGACTGCAGGCACTATCGGCTGTGGAGATTAATAGCTATTGGAGACTAGTAGACGAGAGATACATGAACATGATTCTGGAAATGGTTTTGAGAAATGCAGTGTTGAACGACTGGTCACTGAGTGCTCTTAATGAAGATGAAGTCGTAAGCATGCTGGTTACCGATGGATTTCCTGCAGAACTTGCAAGGCATTGCTTGCACGTATATGGTGAGAAAGTAATTGACGGCACGGATACCTGTGCATGGAAGTTAAACAAGAAGCGGGTCTGCATTCATTTTGCGAGAGAAATCCTGAGAGGGGGCAAGATGAAGCTGGAGAGTTTTATGGATGAGTGGAGGCAGAGGACTCCAGATGAAATGCAGCCAActtttgatcttgttgaagGAGAGGTTTTGACCGAGAGAATTGGAGTCGAGTCATGGGTCCGCGGATTCAGCGTCTCTTCGTTGCCATCCACTCCGGCTGAACGATTCTCGATTCTTTTCAAAGAGCGGCCAAAATGGGAATGGAAAGATCTGCAGCCTTATATTAG GGATCTGAATGTGCCAGGTCTTACTTCTGAAGGTTTGCTATTGAAATACACTCGAAGAACACAACCATCACCTGAAATAGAACCAATTTTCAGTGCAAGATAG
- the LOC130933121 gene encoding uncharacterized protein LOC130933121 isoform X1: MRVADLNEELYSLRQEMESQETSSVGAEALLHMSPGSAVSVAYHPLFGPHDDLIVLELDDKLLPDVLQERVVIRGLPDEDAVLCTQSKTFAMKFVGTSNSVLLIPPANQYVFYQSPQNGANNHKEKVVAPVIKVVPGNMELVEVAPRLDKLKLLLSQNPCRLEEFDSSEVNPETRAGLYNWKDLKNNIQASDEELRSGLQALSAVEINSYWRLVDERYMNMILEMVLRNAVLNDWSLSALNEDEVVSMLVTDGFPAELARHCLHVYGEKVIDGTDTCAWKLNKKRVCIHFAREILRGGKMKLESFMDEWRQRTPDEMQPTFDLVEGEVLTERIGVESWVRGFSVSSLPSTPAERFSILFKERPKWEWKDLQPYIRDLNVPGLTSEGLLLKYTRRTQPSPEIEPIFSAR; this comes from the exons ATGCGTGTTGCTGATCTGAATGAGGAGCTGTATTCTCTTCGACAAG AAATGGAATCACAAGAGACATCTTCAGTAGGAGCAGAAGCACTTCTACATATGTCTCCTGGATCAGCGGTTTCTGTTGCATACCACCCTCTGTTTGGACCACATGATGATCTGATCGTTCTAGAGCTTGATGATAAACTTCTTCCCGATGTTCTGCAGGAAAG GGTGGTAATAAGAGGACTGCCCGATGAAGACGCAGTTCTTTGTACTCAATCCAAAACATTTGCAATGAAGTTCGTTGGAACTTCAAATTCTGTTTTGCTTATACCTCCTGCAAATCAATATGTTTTTTATCAAAGTCCACAAAATGGTGCAAATAATCACAAGGAGAAAGTTGTTGCACCTGTGATTAAAGTTGTACCTGGTAATATGGAGCTTGTTGAGGTTGCCCCCAGACTTGACAAACTTAAATTGCTCCTCTCGCAGAACCCTTGCAGGCTTGAAGAGTTTGACAGTTCAGAAGTGAATCCAGAAACTAGAGCAGGGTTATATAACTGGAAGGATCTTAAAAACAATATTCAAGCTAGTGACGAGGAACTAAGATCCGGACTGCAGGCACTATCGGCTGTGGAGATTAATAGCTATTGGAGACTAGTAGACGAGAGATACATGAACATGATTCTGGAAATGGTTTTGAGAAATGCAGTGTTGAACGACTGGTCACTGAGTGCTCTTAATGAAGATGAAGTCGTAAGCATGCTGGTTACCGATGGATTTCCTGCAGAACTTGCAAGGCATTGCTTGCACGTATATGGTGAGAAAGTAATTGACGGCACGGATACCTGTGCATGGAAGTTAAACAAGAAGCGGGTCTGCATTCATTTTGCGAGAGAAATCCTGAGAGGGGGCAAGATGAAGCTGGAGAGTTTTATGGATGAGTGGAGGCAGAGGACTCCAGATGAAATGCAGCCAActtttgatcttgttgaagGAGAGGTTTTGACCGAGAGAATTGGAGTCGAGTCATGGGTCCGCGGATTCAGCGTCTCTTCGTTGCCATCCACTCCGGCTGAACGATTCTCGATTCTTTTCAAAGAGCGGCCAAAATGGGAATGGAAAGATCTGCAGCCTTATATTAG GGATCTGAATGTGCCAGGTCTTACTTCTGAAGGTTTGCTATTGAAATACACTCGAAGAACACAACCATCACCTGAAATAGAACCAATTTTCAGTGCAAGATAG